The following are encoded together in the Streptosporangiales bacterium genome:
- a CDS encoding metalloregulator ArsR/SmtB family transcription factor: protein MARTFEVLADPRRREILDLLRGGELSVGELVSRLAITQPGVSKHLRVLREVGLVAVRQDAQRRWYRLRPEPLVEVDAWLAPYRELWNDSLDALERHLDTMDETTKELP from the coding sequence GTGGCACGTACGTTCGAGGTACTGGCGGATCCGCGGCGGCGGGAGATCCTTGATCTGCTGCGGGGCGGGGAGCTGTCGGTGGGGGAGCTGGTCTCGCGGCTCGCCATTACGCAGCCGGGGGTGTCCAAGCATCTGCGGGTGTTGCGGGAGGTCGGGCTGGTCGCGGTGCGGCAGGACGCGCAGCGGCGGTGGTACCGGTTGCGTCCCGAACCGCTCGTGGAGGTCGACGCGTGGCTCGCTCCTTACCGGGAGCTGTGGAACGACAGTCTCGACGCGCTCGAACGCCACCTCGACACCATGGACGAAACGACGAAGGAGCTCCCGTGA